Proteins found in one Gammaproteobacteria bacterium genomic segment:
- a CDS encoding methyltransferase domain-containing protein yields MFDLKGIRDWYQTDAGEIISHAIEQHVWRITSCIFGYSAIQVGDTFANCELLKNCTISEQVRIDRSSSADIISSPAALPICSDSIDLFVLPHALDFTEKPHEILREVERCLVPEGYMIIVGFNPYSFYGLWRLFLSRKKQAPWSAKFYSVRRLRDWSSLLGFEEVELHFTAHLPPFKRIQGWKKMQSLGRILQYHLSNIGGVYIFVARKRVARLTLLKRVWPTATNQILTGKLPKPTVGMHEDVESR; encoded by the coding sequence GTGTTTGATTTAAAAGGCATAAGAGATTGGTATCAAACTGATGCAGGCGAGATAATTTCCCATGCCATCGAGCAGCATGTGTGGAGGATCACTTCGTGTATATTTGGTTATAGCGCAATTCAGGTGGGAGATACATTTGCTAATTGCGAGCTACTGAAAAATTGTACGATATCTGAGCAGGTAAGAATTGACCGATCTAGTAGTGCAGACATTATAAGTAGCCCTGCAGCATTGCCAATATGCAGTGACAGTATTGATTTGTTTGTGTTACCGCACGCGCTAGATTTTACTGAAAAACCTCATGAAATCTTGAGAGAAGTCGAACGATGTTTAGTTCCAGAAGGTTATATGATTATTGTTGGTTTTAATCCATATTCTTTTTATGGGCTGTGGCGCTTGTTTCTTTCACGCAAGAAACAAGCGCCATGGAGTGCTAAATTTTATAGTGTTAGACGCCTTAGAGACTGGTCATCATTATTAGGGTTTGAAGAAGTTGAATTGCATTTTACTGCTCACTTGCCGCCATTCAAGCGAATACAGGGATGGAAAAAAATGCAATCACTGGGGCGGATATTGCAATATCATTTATCAAATATTGGCGGTGTTTATATTTTTGTAGCGCGTAAGCGTGTAGCAAGGTTAACCCTTCTTAAGCGTGTATGGCCGACTGCAACTAATCAAATATTGACAGGTAAATTACCCAAACCAACTGTAGGGATGCATGAAGATGTCGAATCACGTTGA
- the dnaQ gene encoding DNA polymerase III subunit epsilon, whose protein sequence is MRQVVLDTETTGLETSDGHRIIEIGAIEIINRQVTDRFYHQYLNPEREIDAGAEEVHGISLASLQDKPKFNDVCEEFLSFVRDSELIIHNAAFDIGFLNYELHRVEHELKDIYEICKVTDTLKEARNLHPGQRNSLDALCKRYEIDNSHRELHGALLDAQILADVYLAMTGGQVSLSLAATTQAQQNKNPQNQPIQTRNLKVVSANQEEMAEHEKMLLHIAQNNDKQSTLWSEMLKTDND, encoded by the coding sequence ATGAGGCAAGTCGTACTTGATACAGAAACCACAGGTTTAGAGACCTCAGATGGACATCGTATTATTGAAATTGGTGCTATTGAAATAATAAATAGGCAGGTTACAGATCGTTTTTATCATCAATACCTAAATCCAGAGCGTGAAATCGATGCTGGTGCAGAGGAGGTTCATGGCATTAGTTTGGCATCACTGCAAGATAAGCCAAAATTTAATGATGTATGTGAAGAATTTCTAAGCTTTGTGCGCGACAGTGAACTAATTATTCATAATGCAGCATTCGATATTGGGTTTTTAAATTATGAGCTGCATCGTGTAGAGCATGAATTAAAAGATATATACGAAATATGTAAAGTCACGGACACGTTAAAAGAAGCTCGTAATCTTCATCCTGGTCAGCGGAATAGTTTAGATGCATTATGTAAGCGTTACGAAATCGATAATTCGCATAGAGAATTGCACGGAGCATTATTAGATGCGCAAATTCTAGCGGATGTTTATCTGGCGATGACAGGTGGGCAGGTGTCTTTGAGTCTAGCAGCAACTACGCAAGCACAACAAAATAAAAATCCACAAAATCAGCCAATTCAGACGCGTAACTTGAAGGTGGTCTCTGCTAATCAGGAAGAAATGGCTGAGCATGAAAAAATGCTACTGCACATTGCTCAAAATAATGATAAGCAATCGACACTCTGGTCAGAGATGTTAAAAACTGATAACGATTAG
- a CDS encoding DUF882 domain-containing protein, whose translation MAQHSNAKTLAHLNRRKFLINASAAALAASCPQIILANTNIADDKILSFVNLHTNETLQCCYWKNNQLNQDALTKINYILRDHRTQEVAQIDQQLIDMLYNLHSLTKSNSPFEIISGYRSPKTNASLHKSTSGVAKRSLHMQGKAIDVRLPDIGLKKFRDTAISLQAGGVGYYSTSGFLHLDTGRPRNW comes from the coding sequence TTGGCTCAGCATTCCAATGCGAAGACTCTAGCTCATCTCAATAGACGCAAATTTCTAATTAACGCTTCTGCCGCCGCGTTAGCAGCTTCTTGTCCGCAAATAATTCTAGCAAATACAAATATTGCAGATGACAAGATTCTGTCTTTTGTAAACCTGCATACAAATGAAACATTACAATGTTGCTACTGGAAAAATAACCAGCTAAATCAAGACGCGCTTACAAAAATCAATTACATCTTGCGCGACCACCGCACACAAGAAGTTGCACAGATAGATCAGCAACTTATCGACATGCTTTATAACTTGCATTCATTAACTAAATCAAATTCACCATTCGAAATTATTTCAGGTTATCGTTCCCCCAAAACTAACGCATCACTACACAAAAGCACATCAGGTGTTGCAAAACGCAGTTTACATATGCAAGGCAAGGCTATCGACGTACGCCTTCCCGATATTGGACTGAAAAAATTCCGCGATACTGCCATTTCGCTACAAGCCGGCGGTGTTGGTTACTACTCAACAAGTGGTTTTTTACATTTAGATACAGGCCGTCCTCGCAACTGGTAA
- a CDS encoding L,D-transpeptidase family protein, which yields MKQLAVKQCAWLKLLSPASAILGFAIICLWFSAPVHAGLHFTFMGTGSIPQPAEINIINAIKTSSLPLKNQLSNLYQLRDYELIWSDGKQYNENAKQLFSAVKQAHEYGLSAFDYDAELLQSFLEATSVDPTLLSKSDIVFSHAFVKLASHVSKGKLIESEFTLHEYIPLLETLNEAANNNAIQLTLENLQPKHSPYRNLRHALAKYRQVEQKIDHHHEPLKLSKRSYQIGDRSSEIPKLRKLLNNYGDYRNDDLSSELYDESLMLAISEFQTRHGLDADGVLGKQTVSALNIPIWERIQQLELNLARAQSLPDISSGRHLLVNIPAYKLYLYDNQHLTYQSNVVVGKKKHKTPIISSQLTKIILSPYWNVPKSITNNEIIPAIQRDPNYLAKNNMKLLSTDGKYAQVINPNTIDWFNIDQSNINFRVRQEPGVGNSLGNIKFIFPNPHSVYLHDTPSRRLFALPRRAFSHGCIRVEDPFGLAESLVSNDLGWSKYDLLNLSKQSKSKSVPLDEAVPIHITYMTAWADEQGIVNFRPDIYNRDSQLLASLYNAKN from the coding sequence TTGAAACAACTAGCAGTCAAACAGTGTGCATGGTTAAAATTACTTTCGCCCGCTAGCGCCATCCTAGGCTTTGCAATTATCTGCTTATGGTTCAGTGCGCCTGTGCATGCAGGCCTTCATTTCACATTTATGGGTACAGGCTCTATTCCCCAGCCTGCAGAAATTAATATTATAAACGCCATAAAAACATCTTCATTGCCACTCAAGAATCAGCTAAGTAATTTATACCAATTAAGAGACTATGAACTAATCTGGAGCGATGGGAAACAATACAACGAAAATGCTAAACAGCTTTTTAGCGCTGTCAAGCAAGCACATGAATATGGGCTCAGCGCCTTTGATTACGATGCAGAGTTGTTGCAATCTTTCCTAGAAGCAACTTCAGTAGACCCAACACTATTAAGCAAGTCTGATATCGTTTTTTCACATGCTTTCGTTAAACTTGCAAGCCATGTAAGCAAAGGGAAACTAATTGAATCAGAATTCACGCTTCATGAATACATCCCTTTACTTGAAACTCTAAATGAAGCCGCAAATAACAATGCTATTCAGTTAACGCTAGAAAATTTACAACCCAAACATAGTCCTTATAGAAATCTAAGACATGCATTAGCCAAGTACAGACAAGTTGAACAGAAAATTGATCATCATCATGAGCCATTAAAGCTTTCTAAACGTTCGTACCAAATTGGTGATCGATCTTCAGAAATACCCAAACTAAGAAAGTTGCTGAATAACTATGGCGACTATCGAAATGATGATTTATCTAGTGAGTTATATGATGAATCCTTGATGCTTGCGATTAGCGAGTTTCAAACTCGCCACGGCCTAGATGCTGACGGCGTACTCGGAAAACAAACTGTAAGCGCATTAAACATTCCAATTTGGGAACGAATACAACAACTAGAACTTAATTTAGCAAGAGCGCAATCTTTGCCTGACATATCATCGGGACGTCACCTACTCGTTAACATACCTGCATACAAATTGTATTTATACGATAATCAACATCTTACATACCAATCCAATGTCGTTGTAGGCAAGAAAAAACACAAGACGCCTATAATTTCTTCACAGTTGACCAAAATTATTCTTAGCCCTTACTGGAATGTACCCAAATCAATCACCAATAATGAAATCATTCCTGCTATTCAACGAGATCCAAATTATCTCGCGAAAAACAACATGAAATTACTAAGCACTGATGGAAAATATGCTCAAGTGATTAACCCAAATACGATAGACTGGTTTAATATTGATCAATCAAATATTAACTTTAGAGTTCGCCAAGAGCCAGGAGTAGGAAACTCTCTAGGAAATATAAAATTTATATTCCCAAACCCTCATAGTGTTTATTTACATGATACACCTTCAAGACGCTTATTTGCTTTACCGCGACGCGCTTTCAGTCATGGATGTATACGTGTTGAAGACCCTTTCGGGCTAGCGGAATCATTGGTATCAAATGATCTTGGCTGGTCAAAATATGACTTACTCAATCTATCAAAACAGAGCAAATCTAAATCAGTTCCGCTGGATGAAGCAGTACCTATCCATATTACCTACATGACTGCATGGGCGGATGAGCAAGGAATCGTTAATTTTAGACCAGATATCTACAATCGGGATTCCCAATTGCTGGCGAGCTTGTATAATGCTAAAAATTAA
- the rnhA gene encoding ribonuclease HI, protein MSNHVEIFTDGACRGNPGPGGWGVLLRFDDSEKMLKGAVNDTTNNRMELQAAISALESLSRPCKIQLTTDSRYVMDGIQQWMPNWKKRGWKTANKKPVKNEDLWRKLDELVSVHEIDWHWVKGHSGHRENEIVDQLANDAIDEMNV, encoded by the coding sequence ATGTCGAATCACGTTGAAATATTTACTGACGGTGCATGCCGTGGTAACCCTGGTCCAGGAGGGTGGGGAGTATTGTTGCGTTTTGATGATTCGGAAAAGATGCTTAAAGGTGCAGTCAATGATACGACTAATAATAGAATGGAATTGCAAGCTGCAATTTCAGCTTTAGAAAGCTTATCGAGGCCATGTAAAATTCAACTGACAACTGATTCGCGTTATGTAATGGATGGTATCCAGCAGTGGATGCCTAACTGGAAAAAACGTGGCTGGAAAACAGCGAATAAAAAACCAGTCAAGAATGAAGATTTGTGGCGTAAACTAGATGAACTTGTTAGTGTTCATGAAATTGATTGGCACTGGGTGAAAGGGCATAGTGGTCACAGAGAAAATGAAATAGTTGATCAGTTAGCGAATGACGCCATTGATGAAATGAATGTTTAA
- a CDS encoding Stp1/IreP family PP2C-type Ser/Thr phosphatase yields MNLKGILSVAGRTDTGKVRSHNEDFLGENLDIGLVALADGMGGYKSGEVASELAISTVLSELEVRIPKLTPGDLDPQTGYSNESLAVREAIISANEKIYQRGMDDPECRGMGTTLVLAVMYNNQVTIAHVGDSRMYRFRSSKLEQVTVDHTFLQELVDRGYYTQEEADASLNRNLVTRALGIQPTTAVDIREDMVIPGDIYLLCSDGLTDMVDDQEISNIVSEFRDNLDKIAENLVECANVKGGRDNISVLLAQPTKAFPEKKRWNTNLKKIFGQ; encoded by the coding sequence ATGAATCTAAAAGGAATTTTATCAGTTGCCGGACGTACTGACACAGGAAAAGTACGCTCCCACAATGAAGATTTTCTAGGCGAAAACCTCGATATTGGTTTGGTTGCTTTAGCCGATGGCATGGGTGGCTATAAAAGCGGCGAAGTAGCAAGTGAACTAGCCATTTCAACGGTTTTATCTGAATTAGAAGTACGAATACCCAAGTTAACTCCTGGTGACTTAGACCCTCAGACCGGATATTCAAATGAAAGTCTAGCTGTTCGTGAAGCGATCATTAGCGCTAATGAAAAAATATATCAAAGGGGAATGGATGACCCAGAGTGCCGCGGTATGGGCACAACCCTAGTGCTGGCGGTAATGTATAACAATCAAGTCACAATTGCCCATGTTGGCGATTCTAGAATGTACCGCTTTCGTAGCTCAAAATTAGAGCAAGTCACTGTCGACCACACATTTTTACAAGAATTAGTCGATAGAGGTTACTATACACAAGAAGAAGCTGATGCCTCTCTTAACCGGAACCTAGTTACAAGAGCTCTTGGCATCCAGCCAACCACTGCAGTGGACATCCGTGAGGACATGGTGATTCCGGGCGACATCTATTTACTATGCTCCGATGGTCTGACGGATATGGTAGATGATCAAGAAATATCTAATATAGTGAGTGAGTTCCGTGATAATCTCGACAAAATAGCTGAAAATCTGGTGGAATGTGCAAATGTTAAAGGTGGCCGAGATAATATTTCAGTATTATTGGCTCAACCGACAAAGGCATTCCCAGAGAAAAAACGCTGGAACACTAATTTAAAAAAGATATTTGGACAATAG
- a CDS encoding type II toxin-antitoxin system RatA family toxin, translated as MSSVSRSAIVPFSATQMYALVNDIESYPNFVPWCSKSSSKKISENEKQAALYFSRGAIKTSFTTRNTLSPDESIELHLVDGPFSQLHGSWKFVDIDGDGSHVKLDLEFEISNRMLKIALETFFSQICDRLVTSFVQRANDVYR; from the coding sequence GTGTCTAGTGTTAGTCGAAGTGCCATAGTGCCATTTTCAGCAACGCAAATGTATGCGTTGGTGAATGATATTGAAAGTTATCCAAACTTTGTCCCATGGTGCTCAAAAAGCAGCTCAAAAAAAATTTCGGAAAATGAAAAGCAAGCAGCATTATATTTCTCGAGAGGAGCTATTAAAACTTCATTTACAACTAGGAATACATTATCGCCTGATGAGAGTATTGAGTTACATTTAGTGGACGGTCCATTTAGTCAGTTGCATGGTAGCTGGAAGTTTGTTGATATAGATGGAGATGGCTCGCATGTAAAGCTAGATTTAGAATTTGAGATATCTAATCGCATGCTTAAAATTGCATTGGAAACTTTTTTCAGTCAAATTTGTGACCGTTTGGTGACATCATTTGTGCAGCGTGCCAATGATGTTTACAGATGA
- a CDS encoding RnfH family protein encodes MKIQVIYINQNSQFLSDMELSKGASVQHAIIQSGLLEEYPNISLDKHEVGIFGELVSLETVLQEGDRVEVYRPLAIDPMEARRLRAQHD; translated from the coding sequence GTGAAAATTCAAGTCATATATATAAATCAAAATTCTCAGTTTTTGTCTGATATGGAGTTATCCAAAGGTGCATCAGTGCAACATGCGATAATACAATCAGGCCTATTAGAAGAATATCCAAACATTTCTCTGGATAAGCATGAGGTTGGTATCTTTGGTGAGCTAGTGTCGCTAGAAACAGTATTGCAAGAGGGCGATAGAGTTGAAGTATATCGCCCGTTAGCAATAGATCCAATGGAAGCGCGCAGATTACGTGCGCAGCATGATTAA
- a CDS encoding DUF3179 domain-containing protein: MARQYLLLIALISAVTVCLANNTDKHKATYQYAIDLYGTFEERTIAREWIKKRNKPDIVPALIRTLRYFPEDSAYTLPLLKQLTGQELGKRWFNWVVWLEANPVDSYENNELFLSHIFSRIDPQFEVFFYSDIERKIRLNEIIWGGVRKDGIPALTKPTLVWPQEASYLKEKDLVFGISINGDTRAYPYRIMDWHEMFNDVIGGIPVSLAYCTLCGSGILYKTQLETDKPAIIFGSSGFLYRSNKLMYDQKTHTLWNQFSGKPVVGPLTNNDIELEVLPVVTTTWGKWLAKHPNTKVLSSNTGFKRDYSPGVAYGAYFGSDDLMFPAHLRNDSLQKKEQVFGLRISGAKKAWPLKLFATPKAINDKIGIIPIVIIGDASTQTVRAYRSKGKKFILSNDGKLLEDDIQWHLSETELIGPNNESLARLPGHIAYWFAWSGYFPDTLSKN, encoded by the coding sequence ATGGCCAGACAATATCTTTTATTGATAGCTTTAATCTCTGCAGTTACCGTTTGCTTAGCAAATAATACTGACAAACATAAAGCTACCTATCAATACGCCATTGATCTATACGGCACCTTTGAAGAACGCACCATCGCTCGAGAATGGATAAAAAAAAGAAATAAACCAGATATAGTACCAGCGTTAATACGAACACTACGCTATTTCCCAGAAGACTCTGCCTATACATTACCATTATTAAAGCAACTAACAGGACAAGAACTAGGTAAACGTTGGTTCAACTGGGTAGTCTGGCTAGAAGCAAACCCAGTAGATAGCTATGAGAATAATGAATTATTTTTAAGTCATATTTTTAGCCGAATAGATCCACAATTCGAAGTATTCTTTTATAGCGACATAGAACGAAAAATTCGTTTAAATGAAATTATTTGGGGCGGTGTGCGCAAAGATGGTATCCCCGCACTCACTAAACCCACTTTAGTTTGGCCGCAAGAAGCAAGCTATCTTAAAGAAAAAGATCTAGTGTTCGGCATTTCAATTAATGGCGACACCCGCGCTTATCCTTACCGCATTATGGACTGGCATGAAATGTTTAATGATGTGATTGGCGGAATACCTGTTTCACTAGCGTATTGCACATTATGTGGCTCTGGCATTTTATATAAAACACAACTTGAGACAGACAAACCAGCAATAATATTTGGCTCTTCTGGTTTTTTATATCGCTCCAACAAATTAATGTATGACCAGAAAACACATACATTATGGAATCAATTTAGTGGCAAACCGGTGGTTGGCCCATTAACAAATAACGATATCGAACTAGAAGTACTACCCGTTGTCACCACGACCTGGGGAAAGTGGTTGGCAAAGCATCCAAATACAAAAGTACTAAGCAGTAATACAGGCTTTAAACGTGATTATTCGCCAGGCGTAGCTTATGGCGCCTATTTTGGCAGCGATGATTTAATGTTTCCGGCACACCTAAGAAACGATTCATTACAAAAAAAAGAACAGGTGTTTGGCCTACGCATCAGCGGCGCAAAAAAAGCCTGGCCATTAAAATTATTTGCAACGCCCAAAGCAATTAATGACAAAATTGGCATTATCCCCATTGTAATAATTGGTGATGCTTCGACGCAGACCGTCAGAGCTTATCGCTCCAAAGGGAAAAAATTCATATTGAGCAACGACGGGAAATTACTCGAAGATGATATACAATGGCATCTTAGTGAAACAGAATTAATCGGGCCGAATAATGAAAGTCTAGCTCGATTGCCTGGACATATCGCTTATTGGTTTGCATGGAGCGGGTACTTCCCTGATACGCTTTCAAAAAATTAG
- a CDS encoding serine/threonine-protein kinase, whose protein sequence is MTITPQKSRLFLYLFIGTALVVIALLVKLNSLENSLQTSFLIIATILTVALYYASTYLGIDYETPRKKQDDLDYKNIRLALNFQGQGKLDAAYTLFKQCKPSENLVKLLKNLAQDYEITKQTDTANKVYVHISNLQNELHNKINQTIDKPEKKQSIQKKEPTDSSSSLFNDRYEIVRNIGKGTGSTIFLAKDYMQDKQPVALKILEINYDEKNALETELLARFMREAETAASLHHKNIIEITDSGHANNVAYIAMEYIQGKSLQDYSQPKALLPKALIVELIAQCADALHYAHGKGIIHRDVKPANILYDHKASLAKLGDFGIAHIANSTQTLAGSFLGTPFYMSPEQLGSLELDARSDIFSLGATLYRLLTGVPPFSGNSMAKLMQTIVNEPHQNILEIRPNLPKNLVNVVEIALAKDPEQRFHNAEEFSEQLRACSLQKQ, encoded by the coding sequence ATGACCATAACCCCGCAAAAATCACGCCTTTTTTTATACCTGTTCATAGGTACTGCTTTAGTCGTGATCGCATTATTGGTGAAACTTAATAGCCTAGAAAACAGTTTACAAACATCATTTTTAATCATTGCAACCATTCTCACTGTAGCACTATATTACGCATCTACTTATTTAGGAATTGACTACGAAACTCCTCGAAAAAAACAAGACGACCTAGATTATAAAAATATTCGCTTAGCACTTAACTTCCAAGGCCAAGGAAAACTTGATGCGGCTTATACATTATTTAAGCAATGCAAACCTTCAGAAAATTTAGTGAAATTATTAAAAAATCTTGCGCAAGATTATGAAATCACCAAGCAAACAGATACTGCCAACAAAGTTTATGTTCACATAAGTAACCTTCAAAATGAACTGCATAATAAAATTAACCAAACTATAGATAAGCCCGAAAAGAAACAATCTATCCAAAAGAAAGAGCCTACAGACTCTAGTAGCTCTTTATTCAACGACCGATATGAAATTGTACGCAATATAGGCAAAGGCACAGGAAGCACTATATTTCTAGCCAAAGATTATATGCAAGACAAACAACCAGTCGCACTAAAAATTCTAGAAATTAATTATGATGAAAAAAATGCTTTAGAAACAGAATTACTTGCGCGTTTCATGCGTGAAGCTGAAACGGCTGCATCGTTGCATCATAAGAATATCATTGAAATTACAGATTCGGGCCACGCCAACAATGTAGCCTATATTGCAATGGAGTACATTCAAGGCAAATCATTACAAGATTATAGTCAGCCAAAAGCATTGCTACCCAAAGCACTAATTGTCGAATTAATTGCTCAATGTGCTGATGCACTTCACTACGCTCATGGAAAAGGTATTATTCACAGAGATGTGAAACCTGCAAATATCTTATATGATCACAAAGCATCACTTGCTAAGTTAGGAGATTTTGGTATTGCACATATTGCGAATTCCACTCAGACATTGGCCGGTTCTTTTTTAGGCACGCCTTTTTATATGTCACCTGAGCAATTAGGCAGTTTAGAATTAGACGCTCGTTCCGATATATTTTCTCTAGGAGCGACGTTGTATAGACTTCTAACTGGTGTTCCACCATTCTCTGGAAATTCAATGGCTAAGCTGATGCAAACTATTGTGAATGAACCACATCAAAATATTCTGGAAATCAGACCGAATCTACCTAAAAACCTTGTAAATGTGGTAGAAATAGCACTGGCTAAGGACCCAGAGCAACGGTTCCATAATGCTGAAGAATTTTCTGAACAATTGCGCGCTTGCTCGTTACAAAAACAATAA
- a CDS encoding sodium-dependent transporter — protein sequence MPTKNTSIHGEWSSRLAFILAAAGSAVGLGNIWKFPYMAGENGGGAFVLIYLACIALFGLPIMMAEVMLGRRGRQSPINTMKSLSQQENTNKAWGLLGWSGVLAGVLILSYYSVIAGWSLSYVLESISGSLQGINETQAGELFSNLVASPLTLIFWHTLFMVMTMFVVSRGVSNGLEAAVKYLMPALAVLIFVLIGYSISQGNFMLGVEFMFTPDFSKIDQEVLLDAMGQAFFSLSLGMGAIMIYGSYLSHKASIARTSFAVAFADTSIAILAGLAIFPIVFAYQLEAAQGPGLIFNTLPLAFGQMPGGIFFGSLFFVLLVFAAWTSSISLIEPAVAWLVERRGFTRIRASIICGFVTWSAGLGTVFSFNIWKTYTVFDKTVFDLLDFLTSNIMLPLGGLLIAVFVGWSMRESSVKDEIAIVNPILYQLWRFLIRFVTPLGVLLIFLRVIGII from the coding sequence ATGCCTACTAAAAATACCTCCATACATGGCGAATGGTCCTCGCGGCTAGCGTTTATCTTGGCTGCAGCAGGTTCGGCAGTTGGACTCGGAAATATTTGGAAGTTCCCCTATATGGCTGGTGAAAATGGAGGGGGTGCATTTGTTTTAATCTATTTAGCGTGTATTGCATTATTTGGATTGCCCATAATGATGGCTGAAGTCATGCTGGGACGTCGCGGTAGACAAAGTCCGATCAATACAATGAAATCACTTAGCCAGCAGGAAAATACAAATAAAGCTTGGGGTTTATTAGGTTGGAGTGGCGTACTGGCAGGTGTGTTAATACTTTCTTACTATAGTGTCATTGCTGGTTGGTCACTTTCTTATGTGCTTGAAAGTATCTCTGGTTCTCTTCAGGGAATTAATGAAACACAAGCAGGCGAATTATTTTCAAATCTCGTTGCTAGTCCATTAACTTTAATTTTTTGGCATACATTGTTTATGGTGATGACCATGTTTGTCGTTTCAAGAGGTGTTAGTAATGGATTAGAGGCTGCAGTTAAGTATTTGATGCCGGCACTAGCAGTATTAATATTTGTGCTAATAGGCTACTCAATTTCTCAAGGCAATTTTATGTTAGGTGTGGAATTTATGTTTACACCAGACTTTTCAAAAATTGATCAAGAAGTATTATTAGATGCAATGGGTCAAGCATTTTTCTCATTAAGTTTAGGGATGGGTGCAATTATGATATATGGCTCTTATCTCTCACATAAGGCCTCTATAGCAAGAACAAGTTTTGCAGTTGCGTTTGCGGATACATCAATAGCAATACTGGCGGGCTTAGCAATTTTCCCAATTGTATTTGCATACCAGCTAGAAGCGGCACAGGGGCCGGGGCTGATTTTTAATACTTTACCGCTAGCATTTGGACAAATGCCTGGCGGCATTTTCTTTGGCAGTTTGTTTTTTGTATTGTTAGTATTTGCTGCATGGACATCATCGATTTCTTTGATTGAGCCTGCAGTAGCTTGGTTAGTTGAAAGACGTGGTTTCACTCGAATTAGAGCAAGTATAATTTGTGGCTTTGTTACTTGGTCGGCCGGTCTGGGAACAGTATTTTCATTTAACATATGGAAGACTTATACCGTATTTGATAAGACTGTATTCGACTTATTGGACTTTTTAACCTCAAATATAATGTTGCCCCTTGGTGGTTTGTTAATCGCGGTATTTGTTGGCTGGAGTATGAGAGAGAGCTCGGTGAAAGATGAGATAGCTATCGTAAATCCTATTTTGTATCAGCTATGGAGATTCTTAATTCGTTTCGTTACGCCACTAGGTGTGTTGCTTATATTCCTTCGAGTAATAGGAATTATCTAA
- the smpB gene encoding SsrA-binding protein SmpB gives MSKKNKSSSDNTIVLNKKARHDYFIEDTYEAGIALEGWEVKSLRAKSIQIKESYILLKSGEAWLHGAHISPLATASTHIKPDPVRSRKLLMHRNEIDRLIGAVERKGYTIVPVKLYWKRGRAKVEVGLAKGKQQHDKRNTEKDRDWDRQKSRILKHSD, from the coding sequence ATGAGTAAGAAAAATAAATCATCATCCGACAATACTATTGTTTTAAACAAGAAGGCTCGCCATGACTATTTCATTGAGGACACATATGAGGCTGGCATTGCACTAGAAGGATGGGAAGTAAAAAGCTTGCGTGCAAAAAGTATCCAGATCAAAGAAAGCTACATTTTATTGAAATCAGGAGAAGCTTGGTTACATGGCGCCCACATCTCTCCATTAGCCACCGCATCAACCCACATTAAACCAGACCCAGTGCGCTCACGAAAATTATTAATGCATAGAAATGAAATAGACAGACTGATTGGTGCGGTAGAACGCAAAGGATACACTATCGTTCCCGTTAAACTTTATTGGAAAAGAGGACGGGCTAAAGTAGAAGTCGGATTAGCTAAGGGTAAACAGCAACACGATAAGCGTAACACAGAAAAAGACCGCGACTGGGATAGGCAAAAGTCACGCATTTTAAAACATTCAGACTAA